In the Syntrophorhabdaceae bacterium genome, GCCCTCGACCTCTCGGACGTCACCCTCGAAAGGGAGGCCCGCCTCTATTCCGTTCTTGTGCACATGATCTCGCGCCACGCGGACAGAGGGGGGGTCCCGGGGCGCGGGAAACGGCGGATCGGGTCTGGTGAAGGCGTTGTTGGAATATCTCGACGAGCATTTTACGGAGAACGTAACCCTCCGTCAGCTCCCCGGCATCGCAAACCTGAGCAAGTTTCATCTTCTGCGCGCCTTTCGTGCCGCCGCGGGGCTTCCTCCCCACGCCTATGTGATCCAGAAACGGGTAGATCATGCCCGCCGCCTCCTCTCCCAAGGTCTTCCCACCGCCGACGTCAGCTTGGAGGCGGGCTTTGCCGACCAGAGTCACTTCACCCTGTCCTTTGGAACAATCCTCGGCTTTACCCCCGGCCGCTACCGCCCCAGCAATCCAGCACAAGACATCCCTCCCCATTAGCCCTTACGCTGCCACTTGACAGCCAGCGCTCTCGCTGTACACTCCCCGGGGAGGTTCTTAATCTAATGATACATCTGTACAGACCACGACTTCGACGCTATCCTCGACATCGTCAACAACGGGGCGTAAGCCTACAAGGGCGTCATGCCGGACGACCGCTGGCACGATCCCTACATGGCTCGCCTGAAGCTGCAGCACGAGATCGGGGATGGCGTCGTCTTTTACGGATACCAGGAAGACAGCACGCTCGCCGGCCTCGCGGGCATCCGGGACCGCGACGACGTGTCCCTCATCCGGCAAAGCTCTTCGGCCTGCGTCATCATGGCGCGCTGGCACCGTCGAGGGCGACCTCGGTTCCATCACCGCCGGTGATCCCTTTGACGTTTTCCGGGACTACAACGTGATCTGGGGGAGTGTGCCTGGCCGCCTCTCTTTCCGCCTCCCTGTTTTCCATTCCCAGACGGAGGACCGGGAGCAACGGGGGAGGGCTGGCCGAGGAAAATCTGCGCTGACGATGTTTCACGTGAAACAACGCCTTTCGCCTGTTATCTCGAAGACTTGGGTGGCCAAACGAAATGCAGCTATCTCGTAACGCGAACTTCCTTGCAGCGCAATTCCCTCTCCACGTCACGGATTTTTCTAGCGAGGATGTTCTTGAAATTCGCCTCCACATCAATGAACTGCACCGATGCCAGGGCGACAGTTTTCTTTATCCGCTCGTTCTCCGGCTCCCACACCCGGAGGACCTTCGCAACCACTTCATAAGAAGCCTCTTCCACTGACACCGTCAGCGTCACCGGTTCGTTGATCTTGAAGGGATATATCTTCTCATGGCTGAACTTCGCTCCCCCGATGGATATGTCGATGATGCTGACGCACCTGCCCCCGACGGCTATTTCGATGCCGCAGCCACCGGGAGGCTCCAGCCGGTAGAACATCCTCAGGTTGTACTCCTCGAAATCCCCCGCCCTTCTCAGGGCCAGGGCCTGGACCTTCAGCGAAGAAGAAAGCGTGAACTCCTTTATGAACTCGACTACTATCGCTGGAAAACCAAACCGCCGCGGCGTGCCGCCTGACCGGTCGAGAAAGGTCACGAAAAGCTCTTTGCCGAGGTGTGTCCTTGATACGGGCGGATCCGTCTGTGCGACGACTAACCTGTCGCCGGCCATTTCATGGATTACGGAATTCCCGACATCAACGGTCTCCCTCATGTGGTCGATGTTGATGATGATATTGATGTTAAGCCCTGGCCTGATATTCATCTCATGGGGCGCCTGACCGGCCCGGTTCTCTTCTTCTCTCCCAATCCCCATGTCTGCTAGCGGGGATATGCGGCTATGACGAGGACGAACGTCTCCTCGTCCCTCGTGTTCTCCAGTGCATGGGGTTCGCCAGCCGGTATCCAGACGGAATCGCCTTCTCCAACCTCTCTTGTCTCGTCCCCAACCTTCATCTTCCCTCCGCCCTTGAACACCAGGTATATTTCCTCTACGGGATCTATGTGCTCTTCAATCGTGTTCCCCGGAGGCAGGATGGCATAGGCAAGGAATTCTATCCCTTTCAGGAACCGGCTCGTCATGATCATCCGCGCAACGGCCCCCCTGTGGGCTATGTATGTGGTCCCCATCACTTCCGGATCATTAAAGTTCCTGACTATCATGCTCCTCCCCTCAGTCATCAAGAGAATCCCCCACCCCCCCCCAACATTTTCATATTCGGGCAGCTCGCGACTCCCTCACAATACCGGCAGATATGTGTCGATCTCGTAATTCGACACATGGGCCCTGAACCTGTCCCATTCGATCTTCTTGTTCTCGATGAGCTTCTCGAAAACGTGCTCGCCAAGGGCCTCGCGCACCAGCTTCGACCCCTCTGTTGCTTCGATGGCCTCGAAGAGGCTTCCCGGAAGGGCCCCTATGTCGAGCTCCTTCCTGCGTTCCGGGCTCATCTCGTAGACATCTTCCTCTACCGCATTGGGGAGAGGGTACTTGTTCCTTATCCCCTCGAGCCCCGCCCTGAGCATACACGCGAACGCAAGGTAGGGGTTGCACGCCGGATCGGGGCTTCTGTATTCCACCCGGGTGGCGCTCTCCTTCCCCGGCTTGTACAGCGGCACCCGGACCAGTGTCGACCTGTTGCGCCGCGCCCACGATATGTACACCGGCGCCTCGTAACCCGGCACCAGCCGCTTGTACGAGTTTACCCACTGGCTCGTCACCAGCGTGATCTCCCTGGCGTGCCTCAGAAGGCCGGCTATATACCATTTCCCCACGTCGGAAAGGAGGTACTTGTCCTTCCCGTCAAAAAATGCGTTCTTCTTCCCCTTGAAGAGAGACTGATGCACGTGCATCCCGCTGCCGTTGACGCCGAATATTGGCTTAGGCATGAAGGTTGCGTAGACGCCATACTTCCTCGCAACTTCCTTCACGACAACCCGGTACGTTATGGTATTGTCGGCCATGGCGAGGCCCCCGGCGTACTTCAGGTCTATCTCGTGCTGGGAGGGTGCTACCTCGTGGTGGCTGTACTCGACGTTAATGCCCATCTTCTGGAGCATAAGCACCGTGTCCCTGCGAAGGTCCACGGCCTCATCCAGGGTAGTGATATCGAAGTAGCCCCCCTTGTCGAGGGTCTGCGTCCCCGAATCGGACTTGAAGTAGAAATACTCCAGTTCCGGGCCCACAAAGAATTCGAACCCCATCTCCTGTGCCGCTTTGAGATTCCGCCTCAGGACAAAGCGCGGATCCCCCTTGTGGGGCGTGCCGTCGGGCTCGAAAATATCGCAGAACATCCGCGCCACCGCGGCATCCCCCTGGGGCCTCCAGGGAAGTATGGTGAAGGTCGAAACATCGGGCTTCGCAACCATGTCGCTCTCGTCTATGCGGGCAAAGCCCTGAATCGACGACCCATCGAATCCCATGCCTTCCTCCAGGGCGTTCTCAAGTTCGTCGACGGTGATGGTGAAGCTCTTCGCAAAGCCCAGCAGGTCCGTGAACCACAACTTGATGAATGTCACGCCGTTTTCCCTGGCGTACCTCACGACCTGTGCTTTTGTCATCGAGCGCCCTCCGTCGCCTCCCCGATTTTCTCAATTATGAAGAGATGTCCCTTCAAAGTCAATGTTTTTCATTGTATATAAGGCACCCATTCCATTGACAGATGCCCGTTTCCTCTGGTACATTTCCCTAACGCCGGATAGGCGCATCCCCGGGAAAAACAAATGAGGGAAGAACCATGAACATCTCGACAAGGGCCGCCCAAATATCTCCCTTCTATGTCATGGAGCTTCTCGAAAGGGCCCGGTTGATGGAGGCCGAGGGGCACAGCATCATCCATATGGAGGTGGGCGAGCCCGGATTCGAAACGCCCGCCGCCATAAGAGAGGAGGCCCTGCGGGCTCTTGCCGCCGGGAAGACCTTCTATACCCACAGCCTCGGCATCCCCGAACTCAGGGAATCTGTATCCCGCCATTACCGCGATCGCGAACACATCGACATCTCTCCGGAGCGAATAATTATCACCAATGGCTCTTCGGGCGCATTCATCCTTCTTTTCGCGGCGCTTCTCGAGCGGGGCCGGACCCTTGCCATATCCGATCCCGGATACCCCTGCTACCGGAACATCGCCCTCCTTACGGACTGCACGATATCCCCCCTGCCCGTGTCGGCGGACAGGAATTACGAGGTCCTTCCCGAGCAGCTGGACGCCTCCCCCCGACCGGACCTCCTTGTTCTTGCCAACCCCTCCAATCCCACGGGGACCATCTATCGCCCCGGGGCGCTCAGAGCCCTCCACGAGCGGCTTTCATCGAGGGGCGGCATCCTTGTTGTCGATGAAATATACTCGGGTCTCGTTTACGATGCCCGGTTTTCTTCCAGCGCCTCCCTTTCCGAGGAGGTCGTTGTTGTTAGCGGCTTTTCCAAGGCCTTCGCAATGACGGGCTGGCGCCTCGGCTGGATGATACTTCCTCCCGGCCTCGTTCGCCCCATACAGAAGCTCGCACAGAACCTTTTCATCGCACCGCCCTCCATTTCACAGTATGCGGCCCTTGGGGCCTTTGGCGATACGGCCAGCCTTGCACGCATGTGCGATCTCTACAGGGAGCGAAGGGATTTTCTCCTGCCCCGCCTGCGCAGCCTCGGGTTTTCCATTCCCACGAAGCCCGACGGCGCCTTTTACGTTTACGCCGGAATCGAATGCTTCGGCATGGACAGCATGGCCTTCGTGGACCGGGCGCTTTCGGAGGCAAGGGTCGCCATTACGCCGGGGTATGATTTCGGGGCCTTCGGGGCATCTTCTCACGTGCGGTTCTCTTATGCCGACAAGCTTGAAAACCTCGCCGAGGGATGCGACAGGCTCGAGAGGTGGCTTCGTGACATCGGATGCCGCCCGAATTGATGTCTGGGGTATTACGTTTTTTGGCCTTTGGCCGATAACACTATCAGGAGAAGTTTTGTGCCGAAGATAGCCCCTCGCAATCTTGAACCTGGGATGAAAACCGCCAGATCCGTCGTGAATACAAGCGGCATGGTCCTGCTTGGAGAGAACACGGAACTCACCCCGGAACTCATCGACAGGATAAGGAACATGGACGTGGACGGGGTGTACGTCCATGGCTCCCTAAAGCCATCGACCCCGTTAGAGACCGCTCTTGAGAATCTCGACAGGCGCTTCCTCCTCGTCGGAGATCAGCCCCTTATGAATATCATCAAGAATGCCGCCCGCAAACACATCGAGGGCCTTTATGAATAATATGGATGTCCGAGCCGTCAGGGAAAAGATCGAGCACATAAACGCCCTCCCCACCATTCCCCGGGTACTCAACAGGCTACTGGGCGTCATCGAGAATCCAAGGGTGTCCCTTAACGAGATCTCCGTCTTCATATCCTCTGACCCCGCCCTTACCACGAAGGTGCTCCGCATGGTCAACTCGCCCGTTTACGGCTTTCCCGGAAGAATCTCTTCGGTGAATCAGGCCGTCATCCTCCTGGGGTTGACCGTTGTAAAGGGCCTCCTCCTGGGCGTCTCTGTCTTCGACCTCATGCAGAAGACGATGATCGGCCTCTGGGAGCATTCCGTGGGGACCGCCATATTCTCGAGGAGAATCGCCTTGCGCGCGGGGCACAAGGAGCCCGACGAGGTATCCGTAAATGGCCTCCTCCATGATATCGGCAAGGTCTTCCTCCTGCTCCAGTTCCCCGATGAATATCAGAGGGCGCTGGCGCAAACACAGCAAGCCGGCATCATCATCCACGAAGCCGAGAAGAACCATTTCAACACCACCCATGCGAGTGTCGGCAGCTGGATGGCCCGGAAGTGGCGCTTTCCGGCAAAGCTCATCGACGTCATCGAATACCATCACAAGCCCCACCTAACCAAGCAAACCCCTGTCGAGTCCGCCATTGTCCATGTTGCCGATATCCTCGTGCGTGCGCGGGGCTTCGGTTTTCCCGGCGACGATCTGATAACCCCCATCCGGCCGGAGGCCTGGGAGCTTCTCGGGCTCACCGAGAAGGATGTTGTCGAAATATTCAACGAGGCCGAGGACTCCCTCGAGATAACGGAAGACCTGACGCTATGAAAGAGAAAAAGACCGTCGTCGTCATATCCCAGGACGTGGTCCTCTCGGGGATCATAGACCGCATCCTTGCCGGCGACTATGGCGTCTTTCTCTTTAGAAACATCCAGTCCGCCATCGATTATATCTATAATTCACCCCCGAGCCTTATAGTCCTCGACACCTCCAAAGAGGACATATACTCGATGGATGTAATAAACAACCTGAAGAGCGACCCCATATTCTATCAA is a window encoding:
- a CDS encoding AraC family transcriptional regulator, whose amino-acid sequence is MKALLEYLDEHFTENVTLRQLPGIANLSKFHLLRAFRAAAGLPPHAYVIQKRVDHARRLLSQGLPTADVSLEAGFADQSHFTLSFGTILGFTPGRYRPSNPAQDIPPH
- a CDS encoding PilZ domain-containing protein, whose amino-acid sequence is MNIRPGLNINIIINIDHMRETVDVGNSVIHEMAGDRLVVAQTDPPVSRTHLGKELFVTFLDRSGGTPRRFGFPAIVVEFIKEFTLSSSLKVQALALRRAGDFEEYNLRMFYRLEPPGGCGIEIAVGGRCVSIIDISIGGAKFSHEKIYPFKINEPVTLTVSVEEASYEVVAKVLRVWEPENERIKKTVALASVQFIDVEANFKNILARKIRDVERELRCKEVRVTR
- a CDS encoding cupin domain-containing protein, which gives rise to MIVRNFNDPEVMGTTYIAHRGAVARMIMTSRFLKGIEFLAYAILPPGNTIEEHIDPVEEIYLVFKGGGKMKVGDETREVGEGDSVWIPAGEPHALENTRDEETFVLVIAAYPR
- a CDS encoding glutamine synthetase family protein, which translates into the protein MTKAQVVRYARENGVTFIKLWFTDLLGFAKSFTITVDELENALEEGMGFDGSSIQGFARIDESDMVAKPDVSTFTILPWRPQGDAAVARMFCDIFEPDGTPHKGDPRFVLRRNLKAAQEMGFEFFVGPELEYFYFKSDSGTQTLDKGGYFDITTLDEAVDLRRDTVLMLQKMGINVEYSHHEVAPSQHEIDLKYAGGLAMADNTITYRVVVKEVARKYGVYATFMPKPIFGVNGSGMHVHQSLFKGKKNAFFDGKDKYLLSDVGKWYIAGLLRHAREITLVTSQWVNSYKRLVPGYEAPVYISWARRNRSTLVRVPLYKPGKESATRVEYRSPDPACNPYLAFACMLRAGLEGIRNKYPLPNAVEEDVYEMSPERRKELDIGALPGSLFEAIEATEGSKLVREALGEHVFEKLIENKKIEWDRFRAHVSNYEIDTYLPVL
- a CDS encoding pyridoxal phosphate-dependent aminotransferase; its protein translation is MNISTRAAQISPFYVMELLERARLMEAEGHSIIHMEVGEPGFETPAAIREEALRALAAGKTFYTHSLGIPELRESVSRHYRDREHIDISPERIIITNGSSGAFILLFAALLERGRTLAISDPGYPCYRNIALLTDCTISPLPVSADRNYEVLPEQLDASPRPDLLVLANPSNPTGTIYRPGALRALHERLSSRGGILVVDEIYSGLVYDARFSSSASLSEEVVVVSGFSKAFAMTGWRLGWMILPPGLVRPIQKLAQNLFIAPPSISQYAALGAFGDTASLARMCDLYRERRDFLLPRLRSLGFSIPTKPDGAFYVYAGIECFGMDSMAFVDRALSEARVAITPGYDFGAFGASSHVRFSYADKLENLAEGCDRLERWLRDIGCRPN
- a CDS encoding HDOD domain-containing protein is translated as MNNMDVRAVREKIEHINALPTIPRVLNRLLGVIENPRVSLNEISVFISSDPALTTKVLRMVNSPVYGFPGRISSVNQAVILLGLTVVKGLLLGVSVFDLMQKTMIGLWEHSVGTAIFSRRIALRAGHKEPDEVSVNGLLHDIGKVFLLLQFPDEYQRALAQTQQAGIIIHEAEKNHFNTTHASVGSWMARKWRFPAKLIDVIEYHHKPHLTKQTPVESAIVHVADILVRARGFGFPGDDLITPIRPEAWELLGLTEKDVVEIFNEAEDSLEITEDLTL